The Pseudomonas sp. MPC6 nucleotide sequence ACGTTGGCGTGTTCGAAGTTGTAGGTCGACTGCTCCACTTCGTTCTGGTGGAACACGTCGCCGTAGGTCACTTTGCCCATCGGACCGTCAGCCCAGACCAGGTCGTAGACCGAGTCCACGCCTTGCAGGTACATGGCCAGGCGCTCAAGACCGTAGGTGATCTCGCCGGTCACCGGGTAGCACTCGATGCCGCCCGCCTGCTGGAAGTACGTGAACTGCGTCACTTCCATGCCGTTGAGCCAGACTTCCCAGCCCAGACCCCAGGCGCCCAACGTCGGCGATTCCCAGTTGTCTTCGACAAAACGGATGTCGTGGACCAACGGGTCCAGGCCGACATGCTTGAGGGAGCCCAGGTACAGTTCCTGGAAGTTGTCCGGGTTCGGCTTCAGGACTACCTGGAACTGATAGTAGTGCTGCAGACGGTTCGGGTTTTCGCCGTAGCGGCCGTCAGTCGGGCGACGACTGGGCTGCACATAAGCGGCGTTCCAGGTTTCCGGGCCGATGGCGCGCAGGAACGTGGCAGTGTGGAAAGTGCCGGCGCCTACTTCCATATCGTAGGGCTGAAGTACCACGCAACCTTGCTCGGCCCAGTATTGCTGGAGGGCGAGGATCAAGTCTTGGAAGGTACGCACGGCTGGCGTAGGCTGGCTCACGAAATTCACCTGTTTCTTGGGCTGCGATTTAAAGAGCGGGAGTATACCCGATTCGGTCCTGCGCACGCCCCCTGGAGCCTTATGCCACGCTGCTTTTGGTGTTCCGAAGATCCGCTGTACATGGCTTATCACGATCAGGAGTGGGGTACGCCGCTACGCGATGCGCAGGGATTATTCGAGTTGCTTTTGCTCGAAGGGTTCCAGGCCGGCCTGTCCTGGATCACGGTACTGCGTAAACGCGAGCGTTATCGCGAGGTATTGTTCGGCTTCGACGTCCAGCGCGTGGCGCAGATGAGCGACGCCGAGATCGATCAATTGATGCTCGATCCGGGGATCATCCGCAATCGCCTCAAACTCAACGCAGCCCGGCGCAATGCCCAGGCCTGGCTGGCGCTGGAGGATCCGGTGGCGTTTCTCTGGTCGTTCGTCGGTGGCCAGCCTGTGATCAATCATTTCAAGGATCGAACCGAGGTGCCGGCCGTGACGCCGACCGCCGTGGAAATGAGCAAAGGCCTGAAAAAGGCCGGCTTCACCTTCGTCGGCCCGACCATTTGTTATGCATTGATGCAGGCTTCGGGCATGGTCATGGACCATACCCGGGATTGCGATCGCTACGCGACTCTGGTGAACGGCGGTTAGAATGGCCGCCTCGCGCACAGCACAAGATCAGGAGTGACCTGTGGAAAAGTTTAAAGGCGCCATGCTGGTAGGCGCTCTGCGGCTGTTTGCCCTGCTCCCGTGGCGGGCCGTGCAGGCCGTCGGCGCGGCCATTGGCTGGGTCATGTGGAAAACCCCCAACCGTTCCCGCGACGTGGTGCGGATCAATCTTGCCAAGTGCTTCCCCGACATGGATCCGGCTGAACGGGAGCGCCTGGTCGGCCAGAGCCTGAAAGACATCGGCAAGTCCCTGACCGAAAGTGCCTGCGCCTGGATCTGGCCGGCGCAGCGCTCGATCGATCTGGTACGCGAAGTCGAGGGGCTCGACGTATTGAAGGACGCCCTCGCCTCCGGCAAAGGCGTCGTCGGTATCACCAGCCATCTGGGCAATTGGGAGGTGTTGAACCACTTCTATTGCAATCAGTGCAAACCGATCATTTTCTATCGTCCGCCCAAGCTGAAGGCGGTGGATGATTTGCTGCGCAAGCAGCGGGTGCAGCTGGGCAACCGGGTTGCCGCATCCACCAAGGAAGGCATCCTCAGCGTGATCAAGGAAGTGCGCAGAGGGGGGGCCGTAGGGATTCCCGCCGATCCGGAACCCGCCGAATCCGCCGGGATCTTCGTGCCGTTTTTCGCCACGCAGGCACTGACCAGCAAATTCGTCCCGAACATGCTCGCGGGCGGCAAAGCGGTCGGCGTGTTCCTGCATGCCCTGCGGCTGCCGGACGGTTCGGGGTACAAGGTGATCCTCGAAGCCGCGCCAGAAGCCATGTACAGCACCGACACCGAGACATCCTGCGCGGCCATGAGCCAGGTGGTGGAGCGGTATGTCCGTGCTTACCCGAGCCAATACATGTGGAGCATGAAGCGCTTCAAGAAGCGCCCGCCGGG carries:
- the glyQ gene encoding glycine--tRNA ligase subunit alpha, yielding MSQPTPAVRTFQDLILALQQYWAEQGCVVLQPYDMEVGAGTFHTATFLRAIGPETWNAAYVQPSRRPTDGRYGENPNRLQHYYQFQVVLKPNPDNFQELYLGSLKHVGLDPLVHDIRFVEDNWESPTLGAWGLGWEVWLNGMEVTQFTYFQQAGGIECYPVTGEITYGLERLAMYLQGVDSVYDLVWADGPMGKVTYGDVFHQNEVEQSTYNFEHANVEKLFELFDFYESEAKRLIELEQPLPLPSYEMVLKASHTFNLLDARRAISVTARQQYILRVRTLARSVAQAYLLARAKLGFPMATPDLRDEVLAKLEAAQ
- the tag gene encoding DNA-3-methyladenine glycosylase I; amino-acid sequence: MPRCFWCSEDPLYMAYHDQEWGTPLRDAQGLFELLLLEGFQAGLSWITVLRKRERYREVLFGFDVQRVAQMSDAEIDQLMLDPGIIRNRLKLNAARRNAQAWLALEDPVAFLWSFVGGQPVINHFKDRTEVPAVTPTAVEMSKGLKKAGFTFVGPTICYALMQASGMVMDHTRDCDRYATLVNGG
- a CDS encoding lysophospholipid acyltransferase → MEKFKGAMLVGALRLFALLPWRAVQAVGAAIGWVMWKTPNRSRDVVRINLAKCFPDMDPAERERLVGQSLKDIGKSLTESACAWIWPAQRSIDLVREVEGLDVLKDALASGKGVVGITSHLGNWEVLNHFYCNQCKPIIFYRPPKLKAVDDLLRKQRVQLGNRVAASTKEGILSVIKEVRRGGAVGIPADPEPAESAGIFVPFFATQALTSKFVPNMLAGGKAVGVFLHALRLPDGSGYKVILEAAPEAMYSTDTETSCAAMSQVVERYVRAYPSQYMWSMKRFKKRPPGEERWY